The following proteins are encoded in a genomic region of Dioscorea cayenensis subsp. rotundata cultivar TDr96_F1 chromosome 8, TDr96_F1_v2_PseudoChromosome.rev07_lg8_w22 25.fasta, whole genome shotgun sequence:
- the LOC120267293 gene encoding putative uncharacterized protein ENSP00000383309 gives MKRSAPVQSCDFAPVPPEPSERRYPVNPVLLGHACHSPVPGYVLTRHCTRAVTTGAPPSAARRRCPSRSHGRGAGARHSPSPGTWRARPWHVRLAALEPPGPRSVVGRCCCARGGAARPPVTLVLPGCAHRAPVPGSALTRHCTRAVSNGAPLSAAWRRCPSRPGVLGVRARGAPYRLGHGDKRSCGWLPVSHADLGRGPFPGHPGSAGPCASCPSAHRDGAALTSHYTRAFPNGAPPLAVVRRCPSNRLFARLCIARPSLIGLAH, from the coding sequence ATGAAACGAAGCGCGCCCGTCCAGTCGTGTGACTTCGCGCCGGTGCCACCGGAGCCGTCCGAGCGCCGTTACCCGGTCAACCCAGTTTTGCTGGGCCATGCGTGTCATTCCCCTGTCCCTGGTTATGTGCTAACCCGCCATTGCACAAGGGCGGTCACAACCGGTGCCCCGCCATCCGCGGCGAGGCGCCGTTGTCCTTCTcggtcacatgggcgtggggcgGGCGCGCGACACTCCCCATCGCCCGGGACATGGCGCGCACGGCCATGGCATGTCCGGCTGGCTGCCCTTGAGCCACCCGGACCTCGGTCGGTGGTCGGGCGGTGCTGCTGCGCTCGTGGCGGCGCCGCCCGTCCCCCGGTCACCCTGGTTCTGCCGGGTTGTGCACATCGTGCCCCTGTCCCCGGTTCCGCGCTAACCCGCCATTGCACAAGGGCGGTTTCCAATGGTGCCCCGCTGTCCGCGGCGTGGCGCCGTTGTCCCTCTCGGCCGGGTGTGCTAGGGGTCCGCGCACGCGGCGCCCCTTATCGCTTGGGCCATGGCGATAAAAGGTCATGCGGGTGGCTGCCGGTGAGCCACGCGGACCTCGGCCGTGGGCCGTTCCCCGGTCACCCCGGTTCTGCTGGGCCGTGCGCGTCGTGCCCCTCTGCCCACCGTGATGGTGCCGCGCTAACCAGCCATTACACAAGGGCATTCCCGAACGGTGCCCCGCCGCTCGCGGTGGTGCGCCGGTGTCCCTCTAATCGGCTTTTTGCCCGCTTATGTATCGCAAGGCCCTCGCTGATCGGCCTGGCCCATTAA